A genomic stretch from Chitinophagaceae bacterium includes:
- a CDS encoding Bax inhibitor-1/YccA family protein, with product MALFQSGNPTLSEKQFEKTLTSGTGETMTVRGTMNKFGFLMLMVMAGAAFAWQWFDAGKNPMPLMLGGALGGLVVALVITFKKEWSGYLAPAYAILEGLFVGAISAYFNFIFQEKYPGIITHAVLITFAVAASMYLLYTLRIIKVTDKLRSIIFVATASIAVFYLLSWILGFFGIQFAFLTTGSTFGIIFSLAVIAIAALNLVLDFDMIEKGSEMGAPKYMEWYGAFGLLVTLVWLYLEILRLLAKMNSRK from the coding sequence ATGGCTTTATTTCAATCGGGTAACCCTACCCTCAGTGAAAAACAATTTGAAAAAACTCTCACATCCGGAACAGGTGAAACCATGACCGTTCGTGGCACCATGAACAAGTTTGGTTTTTTAATGCTGATGGTTATGGCAGGTGCAGCTTTTGCCTGGCAATGGTTTGATGCAGGTAAAAATCCAATGCCATTAATGCTGGGCGGCGCATTGGGTGGATTGGTTGTTGCACTGGTGATCACTTTCAAAAAAGAATGGAGCGGATATCTTGCTCCTGCTTATGCTATCCTTGAAGGTTTATTTGTAGGTGCAATCTCTGCTTACTTCAATTTTATTTTCCAGGAAAAATATCCCGGCATTATTACGCATGCTGTTCTCATCACTTTTGCTGTAGCAGCAAGTATGTACTTACTTTACACACTTCGCATTATTAAAGTAACAGACAAATTAAGGTCCATCATTTTTGTAGCCACTGCAAGTATTGCTGTGTTTTATTTACTTAGCTGGATCTTAGGTTTCTTCGGAATTCAGTTTGCCTTTTTAACCACAGGTTCTACTTTTGGAATAATTTTCTCACTGGCAGTTATTGCTATTGCAGCACTTAATCTTGTTCTTGATTTTGATATGATTGAAAAAGGAAGTGAAATGGGTGCTCCAAAGTATATGGAATGGTATGGTGCATTTGGCTTACTGGTTACGTTGGTTTGGTTATACCTCGAGATTCTGCGTTTACTGGCAAAAATGAACAGCCGGAAATAA
- a CDS encoding YtxH domain-containing protein, with protein sequence MFNLKQVATFLLGAAAGYGFFKYNSLSPEEKEKLKADLKAKAGKLKDEAEDMLKDVLKKKDQPDNTQSNS encoded by the coding sequence ATGTTCAACCTTAAACAAGTGGCAACTTTTCTGCTGGGAGCAGCAGCCGGTTATGGCTTCTTTAAATACAACAGTTTATCACCTGAAGAAAAGGAAAAACTCAAGGCCGACCTGAAAGCTAAAGCCGGTAAACTAAAAGATGAAGCAGAAGATATGTTAAAAGATGTGCTGAAGAAAAAGGATCAGCCGGATAATACACAATCAAATAGTTGA